One window of Fimbriimonadia bacterium genomic DNA carries:
- a CDS encoding cupin domain-containing protein: MHVSMRDVEVTMEIPGAVVRQRMDFGDASGYGKISAEYFSLSEGVDTTALFEGLDGNACQCPHWGFVLRGQITTTDASGAKETVRQNDLFYWAPGHNVRVDADADIIMFSPQREHKHVIDHMLAKVQG, from the coding sequence ATGCACGTTTCCATGCGCGACGTGGAAGTGACGATGGAGATTCCAGGAGCCGTGGTCCGACAACGGATGGACTTCGGTGACGCTTCCGGCTACGGCAAGATCAGTGCCGAGTACTTCAGTCTCTCGGAGGGCGTGGATACGACCGCGCTGTTCGAGGGATTGGACGGCAACGCGTGCCAGTGCCCGCACTGGGGCTTCGTGCTCCGTGGTCAGATCACCACGACTGACGCGAGTGGAGCGAAGGAGACGGTTAGACAGAACGACCTTTTCTACTGGGCTCCCGGGCACAACGTGAGGGTAGATGCGGACGCGGACATCATCATGTTCAGCCCTCAGCGCGAACACAAGCATGTCATTGACCACATGTTGGCGAAGGTGCAGGGCTAG